From the Saccharobesus litoralis genome, one window contains:
- a CDS encoding DUF4340 domain-containing protein: MNSLKCLFVLISITQLIIAILLYQSNAQSFYQGGKNALPPDIEIRQINIVDEDSRLKLTKLDNRNIWYVNDEQQTFADNNKVEQLLNEIVNMQLQLPITAAHNDFARLRLDDNQFNKKVSVQSKTGQEYIFYVGDAVGFNRAYLRFSNQRQAFNQGIDLALLNADKRFWLHQAITS, translated from the coding sequence ATGAACTCGTTGAAATGCTTATTTGTATTAATATCCATTACACAGTTAATTATCGCTATTCTGCTTTACCAATCTAATGCACAGTCCTTTTATCAAGGTGGAAAAAATGCTTTACCCCCAGATATTGAAATACGGCAAATTAATATCGTGGATGAAGACTCGCGCCTTAAACTCACTAAGCTTGATAACCGTAATATCTGGTATGTGAATGATGAACAGCAAACCTTTGCTGATAACAACAAAGTCGAACAACTGCTCAATGAAATCGTTAATATGCAATTGCAGCTCCCCATTACCGCTGCTCACAATGATTTTGCGCGATTGCGACTAGACGACAACCAGTTTAACAAAAAGGTCAGCGTACAAAGTAAAACAGGTCAAGAATATATCTTTTATGTGGGTGATGCAGTGGGGTTTAATCGGGCGTATTTACGGTTTAGCAATCAAAGGCAAGCCTTTAATCAAGGTATTGATCTGGCGTTACTTAATGCCGATAAACGCTTTTGGTTACATCAAGCTATTACAAGCTAA
- a CDS encoding Hsp20 family protein, producing MNSIDLTPLYRNSVGFDRFANLVDSALNTESVTTAYPPYNIEVLDDNRYAITLAVAGFELSHLDIVVEKNILSVKGKKPETDEKREYLYHGIATRTFERKFHLADFVEVSRADLDKGLLTIELVKEVPEAMKPKMIEINQPAAEAIEHKVA from the coding sequence ATGAACTCAATTGATTTAACCCCACTATATCGCAACAGCGTAGGCTTTGACCGCTTTGCAAACTTAGTCGACAGTGCGTTAAACACAGAAAGTGTTACCACTGCCTACCCTCCCTATAATATTGAAGTACTTGATGACAACCGCTACGCCATCACATTAGCTGTGGCCGGTTTTGAATTAAGTCACCTTGATATTGTAGTCGAGAAAAATATTCTCTCAGTTAAAGGTAAAAAGCCGGAAACAGACGAGAAACGCGAATACTTATATCATGGTATTGCAACGCGCACATTTGAGCGTAAGTTCCATTTAGCGGACTTTGTTGAGGTATCTCGAGCCGATTTGGACAAAGGGCTATTAACCATAGAGTTGGTAAAAGAAGTACCGGAAGCCATGAAACCCAAAATGATCGAGATCAATCAACCCGCGGCCGAAGCGATAGAGCATAAAGTCGCATAG
- a CDS encoding RNA polymerase factor sigma-32, with the protein MTTVLTTAPTSDKLDGTGGFHAYINYVNRQPILDEKEEKELLTKYHTEKDIEAARKLVLSHLRFVAYIAKGYLGYGLSYEDLIQEGNIGLMKSVKKYKAEYAVRLATFAVHWIKSEIHNYIINNWKLVKIATTKAQRKLFFKLKSLKQHVNWMTKEETTDIANGLGVPEHEVRLMEQRLFANDYYIIENNETDDSESVPLAFSLEQNLGDTSLNPEQKTIEHIDAQSRRKQIQTVLNQLDMRTRDILVSRWFYPDECKLSLKDLAQQYKISIERVRQIEQAGLQQLRQGIQE; encoded by the coding sequence ATGACAACCGTTTTAACAACAGCTCCCACTTCAGACAAACTTGACGGCACTGGTGGCTTTCATGCCTATATTAATTACGTTAACCGTCAACCTATACTCGATGAAAAAGAGGAAAAGGAACTACTCACGAAATACCATACAGAAAAGGACATTGAAGCCGCGCGCAAGCTCGTTTTATCTCATCTGCGCTTTGTCGCGTACATTGCCAAAGGGTATTTAGGTTACGGGCTTAGCTATGAAGATTTAATCCAAGAAGGCAATATTGGATTAATGAAATCCGTCAAAAAATATAAAGCTGAGTATGCAGTTAGGCTTGCTACATTTGCGGTGCATTGGATCAAATCTGAGATCCACAACTACATTATCAACAACTGGAAACTCGTGAAAATTGCCACAACGAAAGCCCAGCGCAAACTCTTTTTTAAACTTAAAAGTCTCAAACAGCACGTTAACTGGATGACTAAGGAAGAAACAACTGATATTGCGAACGGCTTAGGGGTGCCTGAACACGAAGTTAGGTTAATGGAACAACGCCTTTTTGCCAATGACTATTACATTATTGAAAACAATGAAACAGATGACAGTGAAAGCGTACCCCTCGCTTTTTCATTAGAACAAAACTTGGGGGATACTAGCCTTAATCCTGAACAAAAAACCATAGAGCACATCGATGCACAATCCAGACGTAAACAAATCCAAACCGTGTTAAATCAGCTCGACATGCGCACCCGTGATATTTTAGTGAGTCGTTGGTTTTATCCGGATGAATGTAAGCTTTCATTAAAAGATTTAGCTCAGCAATACAAAATATCCATAGAGCGAGTTAGACAAATTGAACAGGCAGGATTACAACAGTTACGCCAAGGCATACAAGAATAA
- a CDS encoding ABC transporter permease — MFAKLAFKSLVDRKGSVLLTVLAMTVSVFVLLGVEQIRYQAKESFAKSVSGVDLIVGAKTGSLNLLLYSVFRMGSPTNNISWQAYQEVASNPLVDWAVPMMLGDSHQGYRVLGTTPEYFSQFSYGNKHKLSFAHGQAFNQLFDVVLGAEVAKKLQYKLGDKLVLAHGVARNSFSLHKDKPFQVVGILAPTGTPVDQTLHVSLAGIEAIHANWQQNRRSGVNQDPKAITAFMLGLKSRMATFRVQRAINTYKKEPLLAILPGVALSELWRMMSVLENTLRLVSVLILFAAILGLSAMLLASIRERKQEIYLLRVMGARPWFLFVLIELEALLITLLSVLLGIVSLYLTLIFASDYLATEFGLFIQIQALSTNAWYLIASILVAAVIVSAIPSLQAYKRARKG, encoded by the coding sequence ATGTTTGCCAAATTAGCATTTAAAAGTTTAGTTGATCGTAAGGGCTCAGTGTTGTTAACCGTGCTGGCGATGACAGTAAGCGTATTTGTTTTATTGGGAGTAGAGCAAATTCGTTATCAAGCAAAAGAGAGTTTTGCTAAATCTGTGTCCGGTGTTGATTTAATTGTTGGAGCAAAAACCGGCAGTTTAAATTTATTGCTGTATTCGGTTTTTCGTATGGGCTCACCAACTAACAATATTTCTTGGCAGGCTTATCAAGAAGTTGCCTCCAATCCTTTAGTTGATTGGGCAGTGCCTATGATGCTGGGTGATTCACACCAAGGGTATCGCGTATTGGGCACCACACCTGAATATTTTAGTCAGTTTAGTTACGGCAACAAACACAAATTGAGCTTTGCCCATGGCCAAGCGTTTAACCAATTGTTTGATGTTGTACTTGGCGCAGAAGTGGCGAAAAAATTACAATATAAGCTAGGCGACAAACTCGTGTTGGCGCATGGAGTGGCCCGTAATAGCTTTAGTTTACATAAAGACAAACCGTTTCAGGTGGTAGGTATTTTGGCACCAACGGGAACGCCCGTTGATCAAACGTTACATGTTAGTTTAGCGGGTATTGAAGCTATTCACGCCAATTGGCAACAAAATAGGCGCAGTGGGGTTAATCAAGATCCTAAAGCTATTACTGCGTTTATGCTTGGCTTGAAAAGCCGTATGGCGACGTTTCGTGTCCAGCGCGCAATCAATACCTACAAAAAAGAGCCGTTGCTAGCGATTTTACCGGGTGTCGCTTTGTCTGAATTGTGGCGCATGATGAGTGTGCTGGAAAATACCTTACGCTTAGTTTCGGTGCTAATTTTGTTTGCGGCTATTTTGGGCTTAAGTGCCATGCTACTTGCCTCCATTCGGGAGCGTAAACAAGAAATTTATTTACTCAGAGTGATGGGCGCTAGACCTTGGTTTTTATTTGTATTAATCGAGCTTGAAGCCTTGTTGATCACCTTGCTGAGTGTGTTACTCGGTATTGTTAGCTTGTATTTAACTTTGATATTTGCCAGTGATTACTTGGCGACTGAATTTGGGTTATTTATTCAAATTCAAGCTTTGTCGACTAATGCTTGGTATTTGATCGCGAGTATTTTAGTAGCAGCCGTTATCGTTTCAGCGATCCCGTCGTTACAGGCTTATAAACGGGCAAGAAAGGGCTAG
- a CDS encoding ABC transporter ATP-binding protein yields the protein MTIEINAMQFAYADAPNDLIINIANWRVNKGEQVFIHGPSGSGKSTFLKLLSGMQRPTQGSLNILGTDITRMSQAQRDQFRAQHVGQIFQQFNLIPYLNALENIELAQYFCKRKQANKRAAMEDLLTALNIAQSDWRKTTDKLSLGQQQRVAIARALVNRPQLIIADEPTSSLDQHNADNFMQLLFSLAKEVEATLLFASHDMSLADRFSRVEALADFNHQTELS from the coding sequence ATGACAATTGAAATTAATGCAATGCAGTTTGCTTACGCAGACGCACCGAATGACCTTATCATAAATATTGCTAACTGGCGTGTAAATAAAGGTGAACAAGTGTTTATTCATGGTCCTTCTGGCAGTGGTAAATCAACCTTTTTGAAATTATTGAGTGGTATGCAGCGGCCTACGCAGGGAAGTTTAAATATTCTAGGCACAGATATAACGCGTATGAGCCAAGCGCAACGAGACCAATTTCGCGCTCAACACGTAGGGCAGATATTTCAGCAATTTAACCTTATTCCGTATTTAAACGCACTGGAGAATATTGAGTTGGCACAGTATTTTTGCAAGCGAAAGCAAGCCAACAAACGCGCGGCGATGGAGGATTTGTTAACCGCACTGAACATAGCACAAAGTGATTGGCGCAAAACAACAGATAAATTAAGCCTTGGTCAGCAACAGCGTGTTGCTATTGCACGAGCTTTAGTTAATCGCCCACAATTAATTATTGCTGACGAACCCACATCATCGCTTGACCAACATAACGCGGATAATTTTATGCAATTACTATTTTCCTTGGCAAAAGAAGTTGAGGCGACTTTGTTATTTGCCAGCCACGACATGAGTTTGGCTGACCGCTTTAGCCGAGTTGAGGCGTTAGCCGATTTTAATCATCAAACCGAGTTAAGTTAA